One Serratia liquefaciens genomic window, CATGGTGAAAGCAATCGACTTTTGCAACAGGCGCGGGTGCGCACGCAGCTGCTGACCGGTCTGCGCCGAGCCGGTAAAGGTCACCGCATCCTGATAATCCAGATGTTCAAACATATCGCCGACGCCGCCGCACACCAGCTGCAACGCGCCCTCCGGTACCAGACCGCTGTCGATAATCAGTCTGACCATCGCCTGCGTCAGCTGCGCCGTGGCGGTCGCCGGTTTAACGATCGCCGGCATGCCGGCCAACCAGGTGGGAGCCAGTTTTTCCAGCATCCCCCAGCAGGGAAAGTTAAAAGCATTGATATGCAATGCCACACCAGGGCGTGAAGTCAGCACGTGTCGGGCGGCAAACTGCGCCTGTTTGGACAGCGGGATCAGTTCGTCTTCCGGCCACAGGGTATCGTCCGGCAGCTCGCGCCCAGCCAGCCCGGCGTAGGCAAACAGCGTGGCGATACCGCCTTCGATATCCACCCAGCCGTCACTGCGGGTCGCACCGGTCTGGTACGAAATCTCATACAGCGTTTCTTTATTTGCCAGCAGGTGTTTAGCCACCGCTTTCATCATTTGCGCGCGCTGCTGGAAGGTCATCTGTGCCAGCGCCTTGCCGCCCTTGCTGCGCGCATATTCCAGACTGGCGGCCAGCGGTAGCCCGTCGGAACAAACCTGATACAGCGGTTGGCCGGTGACGGCATGGTGGATTTCACGGGCTTTGCCCTGCCCATACACCCAGGTGCCAGAAAGATAACTGTGTAGCTGCTGCATTTGCTCCTCCGGAATTCATAAATTTACACCACAATGATTAATTACGTATCACATATTGTCCAGTTTTCGCCAGCCTGAAATTTAACAAAATAAAAACACCCAGGCGGTAGAACCGCTCAAACTCGGGTTTATCTCTCCCAAATAAATTTTTAATATTATTAAAAAACAAACATATAAAAACACTCATTGTGAGCGCACTCGCAAAACCACACAAATGTTGTTTGATCTTTTTGTTATCAGTTTGTAGCCTTATGGTTACGTAAAGTGATTCACATTTTTATATTCAATGTGAAAAATACGAATCACCAAGAGGCAAGCATGACAACTGACTCGCAACATCAGCAGCACTTCGACGACAAAATCGCGGCGGATACCGCCATCGAGGCCAAAGACTGGATGCCGGATGCCTATCGCCAAAACCTGATCCGCCAGATTGGCCAGCATGCCCATTCCGAAGTGGTCGGCATGTTGCCGGAGGCCAACTGGTTGACGCGTGCCCCGACTCTGCGCCGCAAGGCGGTGTTGCTGGCCAAGGTGCAGGACGAAGCCGGGCATGGCCTGTACCTGTACAGCGCTGCTGAAACCCTGGGCTGCTCTCGTCAGGATATCTACCAGAAGATGCTCGACGGCAAGATGAAATACTCCTCGATCTTCAACTACCCGACGCTCAACTGGGCGGATATCGGCGTCATCGGCTGGTTGGTGGACGGCGCGGCTATCGTCAACCAGGTGGCGCTGTGTCGTGCATCCTACGGCCCCTATGCGCGGGCGATGGTGAAAATTTGCAAGGAAGAGAGCTTCCACCAGCGCCAAGGTTACGAAGCGGTCATGGCGATGGCCAACGGCAGCGAGCAACAGAAGGCCATGCTGCAAGATGCGATTAACCGCTTCTGGTGGCCGGTACTGATGATGTTTGGGCCCAGCGACACCGATTCACCGCACAGCGCGCAGAGCATGGCCTGGAAAATCAAACGCCACAGCAACGATGAGTTACGGCAGAAATTTGTCGACAACACCGTCCCCCAGTTGGAAGCCCTGGGCATGGTCGCGCCGGACGCCGATTTGACCTGGGACGAAGCCACCGGCCACTACCGCTTCGGCGAAATCGACTGGGGTGAACTGCATGAGGTGATCAAAGGACGTGGCCAGTGTAACCACGAACGGCTACAGGCCAAGCGCCGCGCTTGGGAAGAAGGTGCCTGGGTGCGCGATGGCGCTCTGGCCCACGCGTCAAAAAACACCTCAACCGCCGCATAAGGAACCGATGATGACACATGCCCAATGGCCTCTGTATGAAGTGTTTATCCGCAGCAAGCAAGGGCTGGCACACCGTCACGTCGGCAGCCTGCACGCCGCCGATGACCAGATGGCGCTGGAAAACGCCCGCGATGCCTATACCCGCCGCAACGAGGGCTGCTCAATCTGGGTGGTGCAATCCTGCCACCTGATCGCCTCGCAACCGGAAGACCGTGAAGCCTTTTTCGATCCGTCCGATGACAAGATTTACCGTCATCCGACGTTCTACACCATTCCCGACGGCATCAAGAACATGTAGGGGCGACCATGACCTTCAATAACGATCCACTCGTCACCTATGTCCTGCGTCAGGGCGATACGCCGCTGATCCTCGCCCAGCGCTTGTGCGCCTGGTGCGGCCACGCGCCGGAACTGGAGATCGACCTGGCGCTGGCCAATATCGGTCTGGACTTGCTGGGCCAGGCGCGCAATTTTCTCGGTTATGCCGCCGAACTGGCCGGACCGCCATTCAACGAAGACCGGCTGGCCTTTGGTCGTGACGAACGTGAGTTCCATAACCTGCTGCTGGCGGAACAGCCGAACGGCGGCTTCAACGACACTCTGGTGCGACAGTTCCTGATGGACGCCTACCATGTGCAGCTGCATCAGGCTTTGAGCCACAGTCGCGATGCGCAACTCGCCGCTATCGCCGCCAAGTCACTGAAGGAGGCGCATTACCACCTGCGTTTCAGCCGTGGCTGGATGATCCGTCTGGGTGACGGCAGCCCCGTCAGCCACCAAAAAATTCAGCAGTCGCTGGACGGCCTGTGGCGTTTTACCGCCGAACTGTTCTACGCCGATGAGCTGGAACGCCAACTGGCGGAACAGGGCATCGCCGTCGATCCGCGCCAGCTTGAGGCACCGTGGCTGGCGCTGGTTGAAGAAACGCTGCAGCAGGCCACCCTGACGCTGCCGGCAGAGCAGGCGTTCCGCCACGGCGGCAAGCAGGGGCGGCACAGCGAACATCTCGGACCGCTGCTGGCCGAGATGCAGTTTCTGCAACGCGCCTATCCCAATGCGAACTGGTAAGGGGGGGCGATGAATATTACCCGACTGCAGGCCGCGGAAATCCCGCAAATCTGGCACTGCCTGCAACAGATCAGCGATCCGGAACTGCCGGTGCTGTCGATTACCGATCTGGGCATGGTTCGCGACGTTAAAGCCGACGGCGACGGCTGGCGCATTACCTTTACGCCAACCTACTCCGGTTGCCCCGCCACCGAGTTTCTGCTCGAAGCCATCGAGCAGCGGCTGGCCGAGGCCGGCTTTGCCCCGGTCAAAGTGGACATTCGTCTCAGTCCGGCGTGGACCACCGACTGGATGAACGCCTCGGCGCGCGAACGGCTGCGTGAATACGGCGTTGCGCCGCCACAGGGCCATACCTGCGACAAACCGCAGGCTGCAGGCCCGGTGCCCTGCCCGCGCTGCGGCAGCACCCACAGCGAGAAAATCAGCGAATTCGGCTCCACCGCCTGCAAAGCGCTGTATCGCTGCTGCGATTGCCGCGAACCCTTCGACTATTTCAAATGCATTTAGGAGCGCAGAAAACCATGACGGTCTTCCATCGCCTGAACGTCGCCGCCATCGAGCGCGAAACGCCGGACGCCGTAGCTATCACTCTGCGCGTGCCCGAAGAGCTGAAAAGTCATTACTGCTACACCCCCGGCCAACATCTGACGCTAAAGGCGCAGGTGGATGGCGAAGAGCTGCGCCGCTGCTACTCCATCTGCAGCGCTCCTCAGGAAGGGCTGCTGCAGATCGGCGTTAAAGCCATCCATCAGGGCCGCTTTTCCTCGTTCGTTAACCGACTGCTGAAAGTCGGCGACGCACTGGAGGTGATGGTGCCGCAGGGCCGTTTCGGCTATCAGCCACGGGCGGAAAACAGCGGCGACTATCTGGCGATTGCCGCCGGTTCCGGCATCACGCCGATGCTGTCGATCATCAAAGCCACCCTGCAACTTGAACCGCACAGCAGTTTTACGCTGATTTACGGCAACCGCAGCAGCCGTTCGGTGATGTTCAAAGAGACGCTGTCCGATCTGAAAAACCGCTACCCGCAACGTTTTCAGCCGCTGTATCTGTTCAGCCAGGAGAACCTCGACAGCCCGCTGCTCAGTGGGCGCATCGATCGCGAGCGGCTGTTGGCGATCGGCGGCGCCCTGCTGGATTACCGCGACTATGACCATGCCTTTATCTGCGGCCCCCAAACCATGATGGACGACGCCCAAAGCGTGCTGGAACAGGCCGGCTTACCCGCCGAGCGAATCCACAGCGAGCGCTTTAACACCAGCGGCGTGGTCGCCCGCCCGGTCAACGACACCCCGCGCAACGCCACGCGGGTGGCGATTTTGCTCGACGGCCGCCGGTTGGATATCGAGGTCGGCTCGCAGGACGACAGCATTCTGGACGCGGCGTTGCGCCAGGGAGCCGATCTTCCCTATGCCTGCAAAGGCGGCGTGTGCGCCACCTGCAAGTGCCGGTTAAAAGCCGGTCAGGTGGACATGGCCGTCAACTACAGCCTGGAGCCGGATCAACTCGCGGCAGGCTACGTATTGAGCTGCCAGTCGTGGCCACGCGGTGACGGTGTGGTGCTGGACTTTGACGTATAGGAGCCACCAATGGAAACCCCTTTGATCCTGCAACATCGCCAGGCGCGCGTGCTGACGCTGGAACTGCACCGTCCACCAGCGCGCAATGCCCTGAACACCCCCTGTCTGGAGCAGTTGGTTGACTTGCTGGAACAGGCCGATGCCGATACCGGCGTGGGTGCCGTGGTGATTACCGGTGCGCCGCGTTTCTTTGCCGCCGGAGCCGATCTGCACGAGCTGCAACAGCAAGATCTGCCGGCTACGCTGACGGATCGCCGCCCGCTGTTGTGGCAACGGCTGGCGCAGTTCAGTAAACCGCTGCTGGCGGCAGTCAACGGCTATGCGCTCGGCGCCGGCTGCGAACTGGCGCTGGCCTGCGACATCGTCATTTGCGGCGAAAGCGCCCGCTTTGGCCTGCCGGAAATCACCCTCGGCCTGATGCCAGGGGCCGGCGGCACTCAGCGTTTGATTCGCTGCGTCGGTAAATCCTGCGCCAGTCAGATGGTGCTGAGCGGCGAGGCCATTAACGCCTCGCGTGCATTGCAGTGCGGATTGGTCAGCGAAGTATGCGTCGACGCGCTGACGCTGGAACGCGCACAGCAGATCGCCGAACGCATCAGCCAACAGGCCCCGCTGGCACTGCGCGCCGCCAAACAGGCGCTGAAACAGGCGGAGGAAATCGGCCTCAGCCAGGGGCTGCTCATCGAACGCCAGCAGTTTGCCACTCTGGCCGCCACCGACGATCGCCGCGAGGGCATCGCCGCCTTCTTCGAAAAACGTACGCCAAACTATCAGGGGCGCTGATTTATGGAAAACGCATTGATTCTCACCCACCTTGAAGCCGGGGTGCTGACGCTGACCCTCAATCGGCCAGACCGGCTCAATAGCTTCAACGACGAGATGCACCGCCAACTGAGCGAAGCCTTGACCCTCGCCGAGCGGGACGAAACCGTACGCTGCTTGTTGATCACCGGCGCGGGGCGTGGCTTTTGCGCCGGGCAGGATCTGAACGATCGCAACGTCAGCGTCGAACAGCAGGCGCCGGATCTCGGCCTGTCGGTAGAGCGTTTTTACAATCCGCTGATCCGTCGTCTGACCGCCCTGCCAAAGCCGGTGGTGTGCGCCGTCAACGGTGTGGCAGCGGGGGCCGGCGCAGCGCTGGCACTGGCCTGCGATATCGTGATCGCCGCCGATAACGCCCATTTTATTCAGTCTTTCTGTCGTCTGGGGCTGGTGCCGGACTCCGGCGGCAGCTGGTTCCTGCCCCGCCTGGCTGGCCACGCCCGCGCCATGGGCATGGCGCTGCTGGGGGATAAAGTCAGCGCACAGCAGGCGCTGGCATGGGGCATGATCTGGCAGGTGGTAGCGGCGGACCAACTGGCCGCCACCGGCCAAACGCTGGCACAACACCTGGCCACCCAACCCACTTACGGATTGGGACTGATTAAAAAAGCCCTTTACAGCTCGGCGAACAATACCCTCGATCAGCAGCTCGATCTGGAGCGCGACCTGCAGCGCCTCGGCGGTCGCAGCGACGACTACCGCGAAGGCGTCAGTGCCTTCTTCGCCAAACGTACCCCTAATTTCAGCGGGAAATAATCATGAGCCTGCCGAACGTCAACGCAAGGGTCGCCGTGATTGGCGCAGGAACCATGGGCATCGGCATCGCCCAGGTGGCGGCCGGGGCCGGGCATCCGGTGTGGCTGTTTGATATCGATGCCGCCGCCGCCCGGCAGGCGCTAGATGCGTTAGGCCAACGCCTGCGCCAGAGGGTCGAGTCCGGCAAGGCCGACGCCGAAGCCACCGCGGCCCTGTTGGCCCGTATTCAGCCGGTCGAGTCGCTTGACCAGTTGGCCGATAGCGCACTGGTGATAGAAGCGGTGGCGGAAAAACTGGCGATCAAACAGAGCCTGTTTCGTGAGCTGGAAGCGCTGTGTTCCCCCGCCGCACTGTTCGCCAGCAACACTTCATCGCTGTCGATTACCGCCATCGGCGGTGCGCTGCGCCATCCACAGCGCCTGGCCGGTTTGCACTTCTTCAACCCGGCTCCGGTGATGAAGCTGGTCGAGATCGTCAGCGGGTTGGACACCAGCGCCGAAACCGTTGCCGAGCTGCAGGCGCTGACCCGGCAATGGGGCAAACAAAGCGTGCTGTGCCGTTCCACGCCCGGCTTTATCGTTAACCGCGTGGCGCGACCTTTTTACGCCGAAACCCTGCGCGCCCTCGAAGAACAGGTCGCCGACGCCGCCACGCTGGATGCGGTGATGCGCGACGCAGGCGGCTTTGCCATGGGGCCACTGCAACTGACCGATATGATTGGTCAGGACATCAATTACGCCGTCACCGAATCGGTGTTTCAGGCTTTCTTCCAGGATCCGCGCTTTACGCCATCTTTGGTGCAGCAGGAACGGGTAGTCGCCGGGCGTCTGGGCCGCAAAAGCGGGTGCGGCTTTTATCGCTATGACAAACAGGCACCGCCGCAAATTGTCGCCGGCTTGCCTGCTTCCTGTGGGGAATTGCCGCACAGCATCAAGCTGCACGGCGACGCGGCAGGGGTCACTCTGCTGGCCGAGTTACTGGCAGGAAATGCGGAGGCGATCATACAACCCGGCCAGACCAGTGCTTTTGCCCAGATCGATGAAGTTACATTTATGTTAACAAATGGTAAAACAGCCAGCCAGGTCGCCGATGAAACCGGAACTCCCGTGGTGCTGTTTGATCTGTCCGCCCAGTATGTCCAGGCCTCCGCCGTCGCCATCAGTTGTGCGGCGCAAAACGATGCCCGGCACAACGCCACTGTGGTACGTCTGCTGCAATCCCTTGGCAAGAAAGTGATCCTGTTGCCGGACTACCCTGGCCTGCTGGTGATGCGCACCCTCGCCATGTTGGCGAATGAAGCGCTCGACGTGGTGAACAAGGGCGTCGCCAGCGCCGCCGATACCGACCACGCCATGCGCTGCGGGGTTAACTACCCGCGCGGCCCGCTGGAATGGGGGGCGTCCTTGGGCTGGCGACACATCCTGACCACGCTGGAAAATCTGCAGCGCTTCTACGGCGAACCCCGCTATCGCCCGATGCCGCTGCTGCGCCACTACGCATCCCTTTCTTCAGGAGCCCAATGATGAATGCCAATACGCCCCACGCGCTGGCGCAACGCTGCGCCGAACAGATGTTTCAGCAGGACACCTGCGCCCAGGCGATGGGCATGCGGGTGGATGCCGTCGACGCCGGGTTCGCCAAAGTCAGCATGACCGTCGGGCCGCAGATGCTCAACGGCCACCAGACCTGCCACGGCGGGCAGCTGTTCAGCCTGGCGGACACCGCTTTCGCCTACGCCTGCAACAGCCAGGGGCTGGCGGCGGTAGCATCCGGCTGCAGCATAGACTTTATCCGCCCGGCGCTGGCCGGCGATCGCCTGACGGCCAGCGCCGAGGTGCGCCATCAGGGCAAAACCACCGGGCTGTATGACGTGGAGATTGTCAATCAACTAGGCAAGACCGTCGCCTGGTTCCGCGGCCGCGCACATCGGCTCGGTCACGCCATTTTAGGGGAGCAAGCATGAACCAGGCTTTTATCTGCGACGGTGTCCGCACGCCGATTGGCCGTTACGGCGGCGCCCTGGCCAACGTCCGCGCCGACGACCTGGCCGCACTGCCGCTGCGCGCCCTGCTGGCCCGCCACTCGCAGGTGGACTGGTCAAGGGTGGACGACGTGATCCTCGGCTGCGCCAATCAGGCCGGGGAAGACAACCGCAATCTGGCACGCATGGCAGCGCTGCTGTCGGGCCTGCCGGTTAACGTTTCCGGCACTACCCTCAACCGCCTGTGCGGCTCGGGGTTGGACGCGCTGGCGATGGCGGCCCGCAGCATCAAGGCCGGCGAAGCCGGTTTGGTATTGGCCGGCGGCGCAGAATCGATGACCCGGGCCCCGTTGGTGATGGGTAAGGCCGACAGCGCCTTCAGCCGTCAGACGCAGCTGTATGACACCACTCTCGGCTGGCGGTTTATCAATCCGCTGATGCAGGCGCAATACGGCACCGAATCCATGCCGGAAACCGCCGAAAACGTAGCGGAAAAATTCAACGTCAGCCGCGCCGATCAGGACGCCTTCGCACTGCGCAGTCAGCAACGGGCCGCACGAGCGCAAGCGCTGGGGATATTCGCGCAGGAGATCGTGCCGGTCAGCCTCAGCGGCAAGAAAGGTGCGGTCACCCTGTTTGATCAGGACGAACATCCGCGTGCAGATACGCGGCTGGAACAGTTACAGGCGCTGAAAACCCCGTTCCGCCAACCCGGTACGGTGACCGCCGGCAACGCTTCCGGCCTGAACGACGGAGCCGCCGCGCTGATCGTCGCCTCGGAAGCAATGGCCGTTAGCCAGGGGTTAACTCCACGGGCGCGTATCGTCGCTACCGCAACCTGCGGCGTCGAACCCGGTTTAATGGGCATAGGTCCGCTGCCGGCCACCCGCAAAGTGCTGGAACTGACCGGCCTGAGCCTGGC contains:
- the paaA gene encoding 1,2-phenylacetyl-CoA epoxidase subunit PaaA → MTTDSQHQQHFDDKIAADTAIEAKDWMPDAYRQNLIRQIGQHAHSEVVGMLPEANWLTRAPTLRRKAVLLAKVQDEAGHGLYLYSAAETLGCSRQDIYQKMLDGKMKYSSIFNYPTLNWADIGVIGWLVDGAAIVNQVALCRASYGPYARAMVKICKEESFHQRQGYEAVMAMANGSEQQKAMLQDAINRFWWPVLMMFGPSDTDSPHSAQSMAWKIKRHSNDELRQKFVDNTVPQLEALGMVAPDADLTWDEATGHYRFGEIDWGELHEVIKGRGQCNHERLQAKRRAWEEGAWVRDGALAHASKNTSTAA
- the paaB gene encoding 1,2-phenylacetyl-CoA epoxidase subunit PaaB, with product MTHAQWPLYEVFIRSKQGLAHRHVGSLHAADDQMALENARDAYTRRNEGCSIWVVQSCHLIASQPEDREAFFDPSDDKIYRHPTFYTIPDGIKNM
- the paaC gene encoding 1,2-phenylacetyl-CoA epoxidase subunit PaaC; amino-acid sequence: MTFNNDPLVTYVLRQGDTPLILAQRLCAWCGHAPELEIDLALANIGLDLLGQARNFLGYAAELAGPPFNEDRLAFGRDEREFHNLLLAEQPNGGFNDTLVRQFLMDAYHVQLHQALSHSRDAQLAAIAAKSLKEAHYHLRFSRGWMIRLGDGSPVSHQKIQQSLDGLWRFTAELFYADELERQLAEQGIAVDPRQLEAPWLALVEETLQQATLTLPAEQAFRHGGKQGRHSEHLGPLLAEMQFLQRAYPNANW
- the paaD gene encoding 1,2-phenylacetyl-CoA epoxidase subunit PaaD, producing MNITRLQAAEIPQIWHCLQQISDPELPVLSITDLGMVRDVKADGDGWRITFTPTYSGCPATEFLLEAIEQRLAEAGFAPVKVDIRLSPAWTTDWMNASARERLREYGVAPPQGHTCDKPQAAGPVPCPRCGSTHSEKISEFGSTACKALYRCCDCREPFDYFKCI
- the paaE gene encoding 1,2-phenylacetyl-CoA epoxidase subunit PaaE → MTVFHRLNVAAIERETPDAVAITLRVPEELKSHYCYTPGQHLTLKAQVDGEELRRCYSICSAPQEGLLQIGVKAIHQGRFSSFVNRLLKVGDALEVMVPQGRFGYQPRAENSGDYLAIAAGSGITPMLSIIKATLQLEPHSSFTLIYGNRSSRSVMFKETLSDLKNRYPQRFQPLYLFSQENLDSPLLSGRIDRERLLAIGGALLDYRDYDHAFICGPQTMMDDAQSVLEQAGLPAERIHSERFNTSGVVARPVNDTPRNATRVAILLDGRRLDIEVGSQDDSILDAALRQGADLPYACKGGVCATCKCRLKAGQVDMAVNYSLEPDQLAAGYVLSCQSWPRGDGVVLDFDV
- the paaF gene encoding 2,3-dehydroadipyl-CoA hydratase PaaF → METPLILQHRQARVLTLELHRPPARNALNTPCLEQLVDLLEQADADTGVGAVVITGAPRFFAAGADLHELQQQDLPATLTDRRPLLWQRLAQFSKPLLAAVNGYALGAGCELALACDIVICGESARFGLPEITLGLMPGAGGTQRLIRCVGKSCASQMVLSGEAINASRALQCGLVSEVCVDALTLERAQQIAERISQQAPLALRAAKQALKQAEEIGLSQGLLIERQQFATLAATDDRREGIAAFFEKRTPNYQGR
- the paaG gene encoding 2-(1,2-epoxy-1,2-dihydrophenyl)acetyl-CoA isomerase PaaG is translated as MENALILTHLEAGVLTLTLNRPDRLNSFNDEMHRQLSEALTLAERDETVRCLLITGAGRGFCAGQDLNDRNVSVEQQAPDLGLSVERFYNPLIRRLTALPKPVVCAVNGVAAGAGAALALACDIVIAADNAHFIQSFCRLGLVPDSGGSWFLPRLAGHARAMGMALLGDKVSAQQALAWGMIWQVVAADQLAATGQTLAQHLATQPTYGLGLIKKALYSSANNTLDQQLDLERDLQRLGGRSDDYREGVSAFFAKRTPNFSGK
- a CDS encoding 3-hydroxyacyl-CoA dehydrogenase; this encodes MSLPNVNARVAVIGAGTMGIGIAQVAAGAGHPVWLFDIDAAAARQALDALGQRLRQRVESGKADAEATAALLARIQPVESLDQLADSALVIEAVAEKLAIKQSLFRELEALCSPAALFASNTSSLSITAIGGALRHPQRLAGLHFFNPAPVMKLVEIVSGLDTSAETVAELQALTRQWGKQSVLCRSTPGFIVNRVARPFYAETLRALEEQVADAATLDAVMRDAGGFAMGPLQLTDMIGQDINYAVTESVFQAFFQDPRFTPSLVQQERVVAGRLGRKSGCGFYRYDKQAPPQIVAGLPASCGELPHSIKLHGDAAGVTLLAELLAGNAEAIIQPGQTSAFAQIDEVTFMLTNGKTASQVADETGTPVVLFDLSAQYVQASAVAISCAAQNDARHNATVVRLLQSLGKKVILLPDYPGLLVMRTLAMLANEALDVVNKGVASAADTDHAMRCGVNYPRGPLEWGASLGWRHILTTLENLQRFYGEPRYRPMPLLRHYASLSSGAQ
- the paaI gene encoding hydroxyphenylacetyl-CoA thioesterase PaaI; this encodes MNANTPHALAQRCAEQMFQQDTCAQAMGMRVDAVDAGFAKVSMTVGPQMLNGHQTCHGGQLFSLADTAFAYACNSQGLAAVASGCSIDFIRPALAGDRLTASAEVRHQGKTTGLYDVEIVNQLGKTVAWFRGRAHRLGHAILGEQA
- the pcaF gene encoding 3-oxoadipyl-CoA thiolase — protein: MNQAFICDGVRTPIGRYGGALANVRADDLAALPLRALLARHSQVDWSRVDDVILGCANQAGEDNRNLARMAALLSGLPVNVSGTTLNRLCGSGLDALAMAARSIKAGEAGLVLAGGAESMTRAPLVMGKADSAFSRQTQLYDTTLGWRFINPLMQAQYGTESMPETAENVAEKFNVSRADQDAFALRSQQRAARAQALGIFAQEIVPVSLSGKKGAVTLFDQDEHPRADTRLEQLQALKTPFRQPGTVTAGNASGLNDGAAALIVASEAMAVSQGLTPRARIVATATCGVEPGLMGIGPLPATRKVLELTGLSLAQMDVIELNEAFAAQALAVLRQLGLPDDAPQVNPNGGAIALGHPLGMSGARLALAALFELERRSGRYALCTMCIGVGQGIAMIIERV